One genomic region from Acidimicrobiia bacterium encodes:
- the rplC gene encoding 50S ribosomal protein L3, with amino-acid sequence MATKGILGRKLGMTQLWDADNRIVPVTVIAAGPCRVVQLKTPERDGYSAVQLAFGEVKARRLNKPELGHLRKAGVDPSPHLAELRVDDLSAFEVGQVVRADLFGAGDRVDVTGISKGKGFSGPMKRHNFKGQGASHGNHKKHRAPGSIGACATPARVFKGTRMAGQYGHERVTTLNLQVVEGDAERGLLLVRGSVPGPTGGLVFVRDAVKRANAGAQ; translated from the coding sequence ATGGCCACCAAAGGGATCCTCGGGCGCAAGCTGGGAATGACCCAGCTCTGGGACGCCGACAATCGGATCGTGCCCGTCACCGTCATCGCGGCGGGGCCGTGTCGCGTCGTGCAGCTCAAGACACCCGAGCGCGACGGGTACTCGGCGGTGCAGCTCGCGTTCGGCGAGGTGAAGGCACGCCGGTTGAACAAGCCCGAGCTCGGTCACCTGCGCAAGGCGGGCGTCGACCCGAGCCCGCACCTCGCGGAGCTGCGCGTCGACGACCTGTCCGCGTTCGAGGTCGGTCAGGTCGTGCGCGCGGATCTCTTCGGGGCCGGCGACCGTGTCGACGTCACGGGCATCTCGAAGGGCAAGGGGTTCAGCGGCCCGATGAAGCGGCACAACTTCAAGGGCCAGGGCGCGTCGCACGGCAACCACAAGAAGCACCGCGCGCCCGGCTCGATCGGTGCGTGCGCGACACCGGCACGCGTGTTCAAGGGCACGCGGATGGCCGGGCAGTACGGCCACGAGCGGGTGACCACGCTCAACCTGCAGGTCGTGGAGGGTGACGCCGAGCGCGGCCTCCTGCTCGTCCGCGGCTCCGTCCCCGGTCCGACGGGCGGCCTCGTGTTCGTCCGCGACGCGGTGAAGCGCGCGAACGCGGGAGCGCAGTGA